TAGATTATGGAATGGCTTATCAAAGAGGTAAAAAAGATGAAGATGTTGCAGATAAAGATTTAGCAGAAATTCCACCATTAAAAGCTAATTTAGCATTAAATTATGAAATGGATAAATCAAAATATACTGCAGAAATCTTAGCTGTTGACTCATGGGACAGTTTTGATAGTAGTGCAAAAGAACAAGAATTAGGTGGTTATGCTGTCGTTAACTTAAAATATACAAACCAACTACATAAAAATATTGGTTTAACACTTGGATTAGATAATGTGTTCGATAAAGTATATGCTTCAACAAATACTTATCAAGATATTAGATATGTTGAAACGGGTGGCTCTCCAATATTATTTAATGACCCAGGAAGATATGGATATGTAAATTTAAAATATAGCTTTTAAAAAGCTATATTTTTTTATATTTTAATCAAAATCCATTCTAGCTTGAGTTTGTCCTGTTGTTCCAAATTCATGGTCAATTTGAGTTGCAATTGCTTTAAAATCAACTCCTTGAATCTCTTTTAAACCTTTTAAAATCTCTTTTTTCCCACCAATTAACTCTTTTGATTTTATTCCATGAGAGATTGATAAACTAGCTTCTACAAATGCTGATAATTTATCACATTGTTTTAAAGCAAGACCATCTATTGCTTCGTATTTATCAATATTATATTTTGAAATATCTTCAACTTCTTCAATTTTTCCATTATGTTTGATTTTGTTTGTAAACTCTTCTTTAATTCCATTATAAAGACCTAAAATGTAAGAGAATTCTTCGTGTAATGATTCAGGAATATTTGGCAAAATATCATCTTCAATTTTTTCAATTTCATATTCAGCAATTATTTCTGATAACTCATCAACACAATATTTCACAGGAGTTATAATATCCCTTGTAAGAGCTTCTGGTAAATCATGGAAAAGTGCTGTAAAAAAGTTGTTTTGTAATCTTTTATCACAAGCGTTTACTTCTAGTGAGAAAAAATATCCAAAAATTGCAACCGTTAACATATGTCCTAAAACTGATGTTTCAGGAATTCTTGGAGTTTGTGCCCATCTTTTTTGAAATCTTAATCTTCCACTTAAATCTACAATTTTTCCAAGTTTTTTATTTAGAGCAATTTTTCGAACGCCAATTAACTCATAATAATCTTCAAGTTCTTCATCAACACTTTTCTTTACATCTTCAATATCATTTAAAAATTGACTTGTTTGGTAAACGATTGAAAATTCCCATTTTGTTGCAAGATATGAAGCCGCTTTTAAAATAAATCTCTCTTTTTTATACATTTCAGGATTATTTAAAAACTCTTCAAATTTTTGTAGAAAAGTTCCATTGTCTATTGATTCTAATGATGGAGCTAGTTTTGAGATTACCCAACTATTAATCTCTTTTGATTTTTTTTGTAAAGCTTTTCTAAAAACATCAGGTCTTATATCTGTTACAACTACACGTCTTAAAAACTCAAAAATTCCAGCTTCAATTAGATGTGTAAAATTTATATCTTTTTCAAGTTTTGCTATAAAATAAGCAATTATAAATTTATGAGCTTGTTTATCAAGCTCTACAAGTTCAACCATTCTTGGATAGTCATTCCATCTTTGAATAGATGCACTTGAAAAAATATAATCAATAATTCTTGGATTTATCAAATTAGTCCTTATTTATCTTTTTTTGAATCATCAAAAAACATCATTTTTTTACCGATTAGCATCAAAGATACAACAATAAACATCATTAAATAAACTTGCCAATCACTCAAAATTTTAACCTCTACAATTTCCCATTTTTCCTAATGCATTGATTTTTTCAACTCTTCCTGCATGTCTTCCACCTTCAAATTCAGCTTTATCCCACGCTTTAACAATTGCTTCAATCATTCCATGACCAGAAACCCGTTCACCTAAACAGATAACATTTGCATCATTGTGTTTTCTAGCCATTCTAGCACTATATTCGTTGTGACAAAGTGCTGCTCTTATTCCATCAAATTTATTTGCAGCCATGCTCATTCCAAGTCCTGAACCACAAATTAATATTCCCATAGTTCCTTCATTTTCAAGAACTTTTTTACAAACTTTTGATGCATAATCAGGATAATCAACCCTGTCTTTACTATAAGGTCCCAAATCTTCAACTTGGTGACCTCTCTCTTCAAAAAGTTCTTTCACATAAGATTTTATGTCTATTCCTGCATGATCTGCTGCAATGTAATATTTCATCTTAATAGATTCCTTTTTCATGATTAATTTCTATTTTTTCTTTATCCATATTTTCTTCAATAGATTTTACGCTTTTTAAAACTCTATCCCATCTGATTTCATAATTTTCATCCCAAGAAAAATATACAAACCAAGGTGTTCCTACAATATCTTTATAAGGAACAGTTCCCCAAAATCTTGAATCATTTGAATGGTCTCTATTATCACCCATCATAAATGTTTCATCTTCAGGAACAATTATTGGCATCATATTAAATAATTCGCTTGGATTTAATCCATTATTTACAACTGTTGGGTCATTATGAATTCCAGGATGATCTTTTTTATATGGATCAACTACCCAAAGTTTATCTTCTACTTCGATAATATTTTCTTTTGGATAATTTGCTTTAACAAATTCATTTCCCTCTTTTGGATGTAATAAAAGATGTTTATCTTTTATTGCAATCATATCTCCACCAGTTGCAACAGCTCTTTTTACATAATGGATAGTTTCATTTTTTGGATATCTAAAAACTACGATATCTCCACGTTTTGGTCTTGGACCTTCGATTAAATGACCATTGTTATTAAAATCAGGTAAAACTTTTATTTCAAGCCAAGGAATTCTAGGTGTTGGAATTCCATATGCAAATTTTTTTACAAATAACATATCTCCAATTAATAGAGTGTTTTTCATACTTCCACTTGGAATTACAAATGCTTGAGCAATAAAAAATATAATAGTAAGTACAATTACTACTGTTCCAGTCCAAGAAGAAGACCAATTATATATTTTTTTTATCATTTATTTAGTTTCTCTTTTTTCTCTTAACTTTGCAGCTTTAATTGTATTTTTTAATAACATTGCAATAGTCATAGGTCCAACACCACCTGGAACAGGAGTTATGTGTGAACATTTGTTTTTTAAACCTTCAAAATCAGCATCTCCAACTAATTTTCCAGTATCAAGTCTATTTATACCAACATCAATTACGATTGCACCATCTTTTACCATATCTTCTTTTAATAAATATGGAACACCAACAGCAATAACAACAATATCAGCTGCAAGTGTATGAGCTTTTAAATCTTTAGTTCTACTATTACAAACTGTAACTGTTGCTTTTGCATTGATTAAAAGTGAAGCCATTGGTTTTCCAACAATATCACTACTTCCAATAACTACAACATTTTTACCACTTAATTCAATACCATACTCTTCAAACATTCTCATAACACCAAAAGGAGTTGCTGGTAAAAATGCATCAAGATTTGAAACCATTCTTCCTACGTTGTATGGATGGAAACCATCAACATCTTTTAAAGGATTAATTGCTTCAAGAACAATTGTTGTATCTATATGTTTAGGAAGTGGTAATTGAACTAAAATACCATCAAGTTTTGGGTTTTCATTCATTCTTGCGATAGTTTCAAGTAATTCATCTTGAGTAATTGTTTCAGGCATTTCATGGACAACAGAATAAATGCCAGCATTTTTACAAGATTTTGCTTTACTTGCTACATATGTTGCACTTGCTGGATCATTTCCAACTAAAATTACTGCAAGTCCTGGAGTTATTTGTTTCTCTTCTACAAGTTGAGCAACTTCAACTTTAACTTCTTCTTTTATTTTTTCAGATAATGCTTTTCCATCTAATAATATCATTGGATTTAACCTTATATATTTGTTTTAATTGAGGCAATTATGTTATCTAAAATTCTATTAATAAAAGTTAAATAAATTTTTAATAAAAACTTAACCTAATATTTAGTTAGCTTTGAATATAATCCCGACTCAAATTAAAATTAAACACAAAGGATCGTTATGTTAGAGGGTATCATTAGAGATAGTATGACAAAACAAGCTACTAAAACTTTAAGAAGAGAAGGATATTTAATTGCAAATATCTATGGTAAAGGTTTAGAAAACATTTCAGCGGCATTCAAAAAAAATGAATTTATCAAATTTTTAAGAAATAAAGAAACATTAGCATTTGATGTAAATCTTTCTGGAAACATCGTAAAAGTTGTAGTTCAAGAATATCAAAAATGTCCATTAACTTCTGAGTTATTACATGTTGATTTAATGGTTGCACAACCAGGTGTTAAAACTTCATATAAAATTCCAGTTAAAACTACAGGAATTGCAAAAGGTCTTAAAAATAAAGGTCTTTTAATGATTCATACTAAAAGAGTACCTGTTAAATGTACACTTGAAAACTTACCAAATAACATTACTTTAGATGTAACAAATTTAGATACAGGTGATAATATCTTAATTAGAGATTTAACTTTACCTGAAACTTTAGAGTGTTTCTTAGATCCAAGAGTACCAGTTGTTGGTGTAATTAAAGCTAAATAATTAATATTTATGTATTTAATAGTAGGTCTTGGTAACATTGGTGAAAAATATCAATTAACAAGACATAATATAGGTTTTTTAGTTATCGATGAGATGACTAAAAATCTATCAACTTCAAATGTGAATAACACAAACTTTCAATCAACACTTTTAAAATCAGGTTACAATCTTTTTGCGAAACCAACAACATATATGAATAATTCTGGTGTTGCCGTTCATGCTATAAAAGAGTATTATAAAATCGATTTAGAAAATATTATAGTAATTCATGATGATTTAGATTTACCATTTGGAACAGTAAAGTTTAAAATAGGTGGTGGTCATGGCGGACATAATGGTCTTAGATCTTTAGATTCTCATATTGGAAAAGATTACATACGTGTAAGAATTGGAATAGGGAAACCAGCTGATAAAGGTGATGTTGCAAATTATGTATTAAGTAACTTTTCAAAAGAAGAGTTAAATAAATTGCAAGATATAATACCTCACACTATAAAAGCGATTGAAGCACTTAAAACTGAAGAAATCGATTTAGTAAAATCAAAATTTTCATTGAAGTAGATATGAGCATACTAACAAAATTTATTCTAAAGAAATATATATTTAATTTTTTTATTGTTTTAATATCATTAGAACTATTTTTTGTAGGAATAGATTATTTACAAAATTTCAAAAATATACCAGAATCTGCAAATTTACAATTACTTTATATTTTATATAATAGTTTTTTTACTTTAACACTTGCTTTACCATTATCAATAGTTTTTGGTTGGGTAATTACTTTGGTGATTTTTATTAAAAACAATGAATTTGTTGCCTTTAATGCACTTGGTGCTACACGAAATGAGATATTTATGCCAATAATTTTTATATCTACATTTTTATTAATCTCTTTAATTGCTTTACAAATGACACCTTTAGCATATTCTTATGAACAAAAAAGAAAAATTTTAAATAATGAATATTTTACAAGTACAAAAAGTGATATTTTTTTAAAATATAATGATTATTATGTATATTTTAAAAAGTTATTACCATTAGAAAAAAAAGCTGAAAATATTCATATTTTCAAAGTAAATAATAGTGATGTTGTTGAGACTATTATTGGTGAGAAAGCATATTTCCAAAATAATAAATGGTATGTTGTAGATGTTAAAATTATAAATAAACCAGAAAATATTAATGTTGATAATTCAAAATTAGATATTAGATATGAAAAATTTTTGCATACACTTGATGGCTTTAAACCTAAAATTTTAGATAATGTTTATGAAAGTAAAACAGATTTTTCTATTTTTGATGCAGTTTCAGCTCTGATTTTATTAAAAGAACAAGGAATAAATACTCAAAAAATTAGAGGAGTGATTTATAATCAAATTATTATTCCATTTTTTGTACTTCCGATGATATTATTAGTGTATGCATACGCTTCTTTAAATAGTAGATTTTTTAATTTAGGTAAATTTACGTCCCTTTCAATTTTTGGAACACTTATTGTTTGGGGATTTTTCTTTATGTTATTTAAACTAACAAGTTCTGGTAGTATAGTTCCAGAATTCTCTTTACTTTTACCAATGTTGATTTGGTTAATTCTTTCAACATACATTTACAATAAAAAAATAAATTCATAATAAAGGCTTAAAAAATAATGAAACCTCATGTAAAAGCTTATGGCTTAGTGCCTTATACTGTAAAAGATGATGTTATAAAAATACTTCTTTGTCGTTCTGTTGCAAGTAAAGATAAATGGGGATGTTTAAAAGGAACAAAAAATAAAAATGAAACTGCATATGAATGTGCTAAAAGAGAGTTTTTAGAAGAGAGTTCAATAAACGTTGATATAGCTTTATTTGAAGACTATTTTGAACAAATAAATATTGATAAAGATATTGGTATTTGGTTGGTTAATAGTAAAAATATTGAAGATTTAGATAAGTATTTTACTAATGATACTTTAAAAAATAATTACTTATCTTGGGAAAATTCTAAAGTAAAATTCTTTTCTTTAGATAATCTTCCACGAATTAAAAATAAACAAGTTGATTTAATAAATGAAATCAAGGATTTTTTGAAAAGTAAGAATCTACACCATTAGCAATTCCATTTGCTAATAGTTGTTGATAAGATTTATCATACAATCTTCTACTCTCTTCTTTGTGAGAAATATATCCTAACTCTACTAAAATTGATGGCATTTGAGCTCCAACAAGAACCCAAAATGGTCCTTCTCTAACTCCTGAGTCATTTGTATCTTTATATTTTGTTCTAGCTGCCTGTAATAATCCTGCTTGAACATCAATTGCAAACTTATGTGAAGCTGTGATTCTTGGACGATTTAAAGACTCTAAAAATACATCTTTTGAAGAGTCACTCATCTCTCTTATATCAGATTTATTTTCAAGTGCTGCTACACGTTTTGCTCTTTCACTTCTTGCAGGACTTAAGAAAAATGTTTCTATTCCTGAAACTTCATTTGCTCTTTCTTTTGGAACAGCATTTGTGTGAATTGAAATAAATAAATCAGCTTTTTTCTCATTTGCAAGGATAGTTCTATCCATAACTTTAATAAATGTATCACTATTTCTTGTAAGATAAACTGTATAACCTCTTTGTTTTAAAATAGAAGCTAAATATTTAGATACATTAAGATTAACAACTTTTTCATATCTTTTATTTGGTCCAACAGCACCAACATCATCCGCTCCATGTCCAGCATCTATTACAATAATTTTATTAATAGTTCTTTTTGGAGTATTTTGTTGACTAATTGCATCTGAAGTTGCTTCAGCCGAAATAATCAATTCTCTTTTATTTAAAGTGTAATTAACTTTTGATTTTGATTTATTAATTAATCTAATTCTTACAGAATTATTCCCATTTGCTGTTGTAATAATTTTGTCAATTCCATCAATCTCGAGTTTTGTTGGGTCAATATATTTATATTTTCCTGTTATATCAAATATATTTTCATAATTTCCATTTTGTTTTAAAGTTCTAAATTTAACATTATTTTTGAAATAGTTTTTATTAAATTTAACAATAATTTTATTGTTTTCACTAGAAATAGACCTAATTGAATTTTCTGAGTCAATATACTCTTTATTAGTTGGTTCTTCTTCTTTATCAGTAGGTGTAGTCACAACTTTTTCAACTTCTTTATTAATTACAGGTTCATTTTTTTCTATATTAGAAGGCAGATTATTAATCTTAATTATAATTTGTCTTTTACTCATACTATATGAGAATTCTAAATTTTTCGAATTAGATAAAACAATTCTTAATACATTTGGTTTAAATTGCCCTAAAGTAATATTATCAACTCCCTTAATAGATAATTTTGTTGGAATTGCATCTTTAAAATAACCATTAATATCAAATATACTCTTATAAACAGAAGCTTGGTTTAATCTAAAAAATTTGATGTCATTTTTAGTAATATCAACATTAAAATCAATAACAATAGTATTATTTAAAGTTGAAACAGATTTTATCGAGTAGATAATATTTGAAGATGAACTACTTTTTTCAGTCTCTGTATTTTCTGTATTTTTTATTGAAGTAGAATTAGTTGTTTTTGCAACATTTTCATTTTGTTTAGATAAAAGTATTTCTAACTTTTTTCTATCAGGTCTTGTATCTTTATTTAGTTTTTCACCTAATTCTATCACTTTTTTAAGTTCATCAATTTTTAGCTGCTCATCTTTTTTGAGAGCAGCTTTTAAAAACTCTATTTTTGCAGATCTGTATTGTTGTTCTAAAACATCAACACTTACGTTTGCAAATAATATATTAAATGAAAAAATTAGAATAAAAAAGTTTTTAAAAATTTCTATTCTCCAATTGTTAATTTTTGCATTAATTCTTTTACAGAGATGATTTTATCTATTTTATAACCATTTGAACCAGAGAAGAATAAACCTGTCTCAACATCACCTTTATATGCTGCACCTAATCTATCTGCAATACAATATCCAACAAGTTTAGCCTCATGTCCTCTATTGCAAGGAGCAACACAGTTAGAAATACATTGAACTTTTGGTGCTGTATGATTTTCTATTGAAAACTGTAAATTTGTTCTTACACCACGTGCAGGAAGGCCAACAGGAGATTTCATTAGTTGAATATCTTCAGCTTTTGCATTTAATAAAACATCTTTAAATTTAGCATCTGCATCACATTCAAAAGTACCAATAAATCTAGTAGCCATTTGAACACCAGCACATCCCATTGCTAAAAATTTATCAATGTCTTTTTTATCCCAAATCCCACCAGCTGCAATAATTGGAATATCTCCCCAATTTTTTGCTTCTTCAATAACAGGAGGAACAATATTTTCTAATTGGAACTCTTCTTTATAACAATCTTCATATTTGAATCCTTGGTGTCCACCACTTAAAGGACCTTCAACAATAACTGCATCAGGAATTTTGTTATATCTTTGCCATTTCTTACAAATAAGTTTTAAAGCTCTTGCACTTGAAACAATTGGAACTAATGCAACATCTGGAAAATCTTTTGTAAATTCAGGCATATTTGTAGGAATTCCAGCTCCTGTGATTATAATATTAGCACCTGCTTTACAAGCATCTATTACAACTCTTCCATAATCGTTTATTGCATATAAAACGTTACAAGCAAGTGGAGCATCTCCACATATTTTTCTTGCATTTACAAATATCTCTTTTAATGCATCTTCACTATAAAAATTTAAAACATCTTTTGGTTTATCTTTTTTTGTAATGATATGAACATTTTCACTTAAATTTTTATAATAACCAGTTCCAACAGCAGAGATTACTCCAAGACCACCTTCTAAACTTACGTTTCCAGCTAATTGATCCCAACTAATACCTACACCCATTCCACCTTGGATAATTGGATGTTTTATTTCATACTTTCCTATTTTCAAAATTAGCCTTTCTATTTTATTACTATCTTAGCGAAACTTTTTTTACCTTTTTGTAAAATGTATTCACCTTTTTCTAAATTTAACTTATCGTCACTTATTTTTTCCTGATTTATTGATACAGCATTTGCTTTTATATCACGTCTAGCTTGAGAAGTTGAGTCAACTAACTTTGCATCAACTAAAGCTTGACAAATCCAAACTGGAGCTTCAAAAGTAAATTCAGGCATATCAGTTGGAATATCTTTTTTTGCAAAAACTTTTTCAAACTCTTCTTTTGCTTTTTCTCCAAAACCAATACCATGGAATCTATCTACAATTTCCATTGCAAGTTCTTCTTTTACTTTTTTAGGATGTTTTGAACCATTTTCAACACCTTCTTTTAAAGCGTTAATTTCAACTAATGATTTAGCTGATAATAATTCATAATATCTCCACATTAGTTCATCAGAAATTGATAAAACTTTTCCAAACATATCAAATGGCTCATCAGTAACACCAATATAATTTCCTAATGATTTTGACATTTTTTGAACTCCATCAAGACCTTCAAGAATTGGCATCATTAAAACTGCTTGTTGTTTTTTACAGTTATAAGCTTTTTGTAGAGTTCTTCCCATTAAAAGATTGAATTTTTGGTCAGTTCCACCAAGTTCAATATCAGTGTTCATTGCAACTGAATCATAACCTTGAAGTAAAGGGTACATAAATTCACTTACAGCAATTGGAGTATTAGAAGCATATCTTTTTGAAAAATCATCTCTTTCTAACATTCTTGCTACTGTTAAATTTGAAGCTAATGCAATTAATCCACCAGTTCCTAACTCTTTTAACCAAGTACTATTAAACATAACTTCTGTTTTTTCAGGATTTAATATTTTAAATACTTGTTCTTTATAAGTTTCAGCATTTTGTAAAACTTGCTCACTACTTAAAACTTTTCTTGTTTCACTTTTTCCTGTTGGATCACCAATTGTTGCTGTAAAGTCTCCAATTAAGAACTGTACAATTCCTCCAAATTTTTGGAAAGTTGCAAGTTTTTGGATTAATACAGTATGTCCTAAATGTAAATCAGGAGCTGTTGGATCAAATCCAGCTTTTACATAAAAATTTTCACCTGTTTCAAAATATTTTTTTATTAATTTTTCAATTGCTTCTATATCGATAATTTCAGCAATTCCTCTTTTTATCTCATTTAACGCTTCTTGAACTCTATTTTCCATTAATTTTTTAACCCTTTAATTATTTGTTATAAGCATCTTTTTTTGAAAAGAACTCAATAACTTTTACTTTTTTTTCTACTATTTTTCTAACTTCATCAATATTAGCTTTGTTTGTTTCAAATTCAATATCACAATATTGGATATAAGAATGTTTTTGTCTTCCAAAATCCACACCTAAAATATAAAATTCATATTCTGCTAAATAGGTTAAGACTTTTGCTAATTCACCTCTTGTATTTGGAATACTTATTACCATTTTATATTGATAAACACTATTTTGAGTCCATTTACAAAAAAGCATTTCTTGATTGTTTTTAATTTTACTGTAGGCTTTATCACACATTTTATGATGTATTATTGCTTCATTTCCATTTTTAAAAGCAACAATATCATCACCAAATTTTGGATGACAGCAATGGTCAAATGATACAGAACTTATACTAAAATTTGAATATATTAAGATGTTATCAAATCTAAATTCTTTTATTTTACTAGTTAAAATTTTAAATCTAGTCATCAAACCTTTATCTCTAAGTATATTTTTTTCAATAGTTAGTTTTGTATGTTTTAAATAGTCTAAGATTTGAGGTATTTTATACAAAGATTCAATAGGATAAATTTTTGTAATATCTTCATAATATCTTGAAAATATAGTATTGATTATATTTTTACCTGATAATTCATCAATCTCTTTTTGTCTATGGGTACAGAGTAGTTTTATCTGTTTTTTTGCACGAGATGTTTTTACCATCTCTATCCATGAACATCTAACTACTGTTTCATCACCTATTTCAATTGATACAATATCTGTACTTTTTAAAACAGTTAAAAGAGGTTTTTTAATCTTATTGATATAACAAGCAACAGCACGTTTACCAATATTTGTATGAACTGCAAAAGCAAAATCATAAGCTGTTGAACCAACAGGAAGAGTGAAAACTTCCCCTTTTGGTGAATATACAATAATCTCTTCACCATATAAATCAGCTTTTGTTTCTTGATAAAACTCTTCAACATTTTCATTTGAAAACTCTAATGATTTTAACCAGTTAAGATTTGTTGTATTTTTAACACCAGTTTTATACATCCAATGGGCAGCTATTCCA
The genomic region above belongs to Arcobacter ellisii and contains:
- the folD gene encoding bifunctional methylenetetrahydrofolate dehydrogenase/methenyltetrahydrofolate cyclohydrolase FolD — protein: MILLDGKALSEKIKEEVKVEVAQLVEEKQITPGLAVILVGNDPASATYVASKAKSCKNAGIYSVVHEMPETITQDELLETIARMNENPKLDGILVQLPLPKHIDTTIVLEAINPLKDVDGFHPYNVGRMVSNLDAFLPATPFGVMRMFEEYGIELSGKNVVVIGSSDIVGKPMASLLINAKATVTVCNSRTKDLKAHTLAADIVVIAVGVPYLLKEDMVKDGAIVIDVGINRLDTGKLVGDADFEGLKNKCSHITPVPGGVGPMTIAMLLKNTIKAAKLREKRETK
- a CDS encoding LptF/LptG family permease, with protein sequence MSILTKFILKKYIFNFFIVLISLELFFVGIDYLQNFKNIPESANLQLLYILYNSFFTLTLALPLSIVFGWVITLVIFIKNNEFVAFNALGATRNEIFMPIIFISTFLLISLIALQMTPLAYSYEQKRKILNNEYFTSTKSDIFLKYNDYYVYFKKLLPLEKKAENIHIFKVNNSDVVETIIGEKAYFQNNKWYVVDVKIINKPENINVDNSKLDIRYEKFLHTLDGFKPKILDNVYESKTDFSIFDAVSALILLKEQGINTQKIRGVIYNQIIIPFFVLPMILLVYAYASLNSRFFNLGKFTSLSIFGTLIVWGFFFMLFKLTSSGSIVPEFSLLLPMLIWLILSTYIYNKKINS
- a CDS encoding 50S ribosomal protein L25/general stress protein Ctc; this encodes MLEGIIRDSMTKQATKTLRREGYLIANIYGKGLENISAAFKKNEFIKFLRNKETLAFDVNLSGNIVKVVVQEYQKCPLTSELLHVDLMVAQPGVKTSYKIPVKTTGIAKGLKNKGLLMIHTKRVPVKCTLENLPNNITLDVTNLDTGDNILIRDLTLPETLECFLDPRVPVVGVIKAK
- the pth gene encoding aminoacyl-tRNA hydrolase, which encodes MYLIVGLGNIGEKYQLTRHNIGFLVIDEMTKNLSTSNVNNTNFQSTLLKSGYNLFAKPTTYMNNSGVAVHAIKEYYKIDLENIIVIHDDLDLPFGTVKFKIGGGHGGHNGLRSLDSHIGKDYIRVRIGIGKPADKGDVANYVLSNFSKEELNKLQDIIPHTIKAIEALKTEEIDLVKSKFSLK
- the rpiB gene encoding ribose 5-phosphate isomerase B; this encodes MKYYIAADHAGIDIKSYVKELFEERGHQVEDLGPYSKDRVDYPDYASKVCKKVLENEGTMGILICGSGLGMSMAANKFDGIRAALCHNEYSARMARKHNDANVICLGERVSGHGMIEAIVKAWDKAEFEGGRHAGRVEKINALGKMGNCRG
- a CDS encoding HD domain-containing protein, which produces MINPRIIDYIFSSASIQRWNDYPRMVELVELDKQAHKFIIAYFIAKLEKDINFTHLIEAGIFEFLRRVVVTDIRPDVFRKALQKKSKEINSWVISKLAPSLESIDNGTFLQKFEEFLNNPEMYKKERFILKAASYLATKWEFSIVYQTSQFLNDIEDVKKSVDEELEDYYELIGVRKIALNKKLGKIVDLSGRLRFQKRWAQTPRIPETSVLGHMLTVAIFGYFFSLEVNACDKRLQNNFFTALFHDLPEALTRDIITPVKYCVDELSEIIAEYEIEKIEDDILPNIPESLHEEFSYILGLYNGIKEEFTNKIKHNGKIEEVEDISKYNIDKYEAIDGLALKQCDKLSAFVEASLSISHGIKSKELIGGKKEILKGLKEIQGVDFKAIATQIDHEFGTTGQTQARMDFD
- a CDS encoding nitronate monooxygenase is translated as MKIGKYEIKHPIIQGGMGVGISWDQLAGNVSLEGGLGVISAVGTGYYKNLSENVHIITKKDKPKDVLNFYSEDALKEIFVNARKICGDAPLACNVLYAINDYGRVVIDACKAGANIIITGAGIPTNMPEFTKDFPDVALVPIVSSARALKLICKKWQRYNKIPDAVIVEGPLSGGHQGFKYEDCYKEEFQLENIVPPVIEEAKNWGDIPIIAAGGIWDKKDIDKFLAMGCAGVQMATRFIGTFECDADAKFKDVLLNAKAEDIQLMKSPVGLPARGVRTNLQFSIENHTAPKVQCISNCVAPCNRGHEAKLVGYCIADRLGAAYKGDVETGLFFSGSNGYKIDKIISVKELMQKLTIGE
- a CDS encoding NUDIX domain-containing protein, which encodes MKPHVKAYGLVPYTVKDDVIKILLCRSVASKDKWGCLKGTKNKNETAYECAKREFLEESSINVDIALFEDYFEQINIDKDIGIWLVNSKNIEDLDKYFTNDTLKNNYLSWENSKVKFFSLDNLPRIKNKQVDLINEIKDFLKSKNLHH
- the lepB gene encoding signal peptidase I; this translates as MIKKIYNWSSSWTGTVVIVLTIIFFIAQAFVIPSGSMKNTLLIGDMLFVKKFAYGIPTPRIPWLEIKVLPDFNNNGHLIEGPRPKRGDIVVFRYPKNETIHYVKRAVATGGDMIAIKDKHLLLHPKEGNEFVKANYPKENIIEVEDKLWVVDPYKKDHPGIHNDPTVVNNGLNPSELFNMMPIIVPEDETFMMGDNRDHSNDSRFWGTVPYKDIVGTPWFVYFSWDENYEIRWDRVLKSVKSIEENMDKEKIEINHEKGIY
- a CDS encoding N-acetylmuramoyl-L-alanine amidase family protein is translated as MIELGEKLNKDTRPDRKKLEILLSKQNENVAKTTNSTSIKNTENTETEKSSSSSNIIYSIKSVSTLNNTIVIDFNVDITKNDIKFFRLNQASVYKSIFDINGYFKDAIPTKLSIKGVDNITLGQFKPNVLRIVLSNSKNLEFSYSMSKRQIIIKINNLPSNIEKNEPVINKEVEKVVTTPTDKEEEPTNKEYIDSENSIRSISSENNKIIVKFNKNYFKNNVKFRTLKQNGNYENIFDITGKYKYIDPTKLEIDGIDKIITTANGNNSVRIRLINKSKSKVNYTLNKRELIISAEATSDAISQQNTPKRTINKIIVIDAGHGADDVGAVGPNKRYEKVVNLNVSKYLASILKQRGYTVYLTRNSDTFIKVMDRTILANEKKADLFISIHTNAVPKERANEVSGIETFFLSPARSERAKRVAALENKSDIREMSDSSKDVFLESLNRPRITASHKFAIDVQAGLLQAARTKYKDTNDSGVREGPFWVLVGAQMPSILVELGYISHKEESRRLYDKSYQQLLANGIANGVDSYFSKNP
- the tyrS gene encoding tyrosine--tRNA ligase — its product is MENRVQEALNEIKRGIAEIIDIEAIEKLIKKYFETGENFYVKAGFDPTAPDLHLGHTVLIQKLATFQKFGGIVQFLIGDFTATIGDPTGKSETRKVLSSEQVLQNAETYKEQVFKILNPEKTEVMFNSTWLKELGTGGLIALASNLTVARMLERDDFSKRYASNTPIAVSEFMYPLLQGYDSVAMNTDIELGGTDQKFNLLMGRTLQKAYNCKKQQAVLMMPILEGLDGVQKMSKSLGNYIGVTDEPFDMFGKVLSISDELMWRYYELLSAKSLVEINALKEGVENGSKHPKKVKEELAMEIVDRFHGIGFGEKAKEEFEKVFAKKDIPTDMPEFTFEAPVWICQALVDAKLVDSTSQARRDIKANAVSINQEKISDDKLNLEKGEYILQKGKKSFAKIVIK